The genomic stretch gatctaaatatgttatatactCTATTTAGATaaccatgttacctttgattgctttcaaaattatatatttggcaagaacatgttaaaatgttttaaaagtttcagtttagtttcagtttagagtctctcctccttttgctcactcccccttcatagccctatcacaacacagtcagcgtgcatgaaactactgcacatcacatcaggctagtgaagttgtagtgcattgtttttctatcctgcttttgtataattatgaaaaattgcTGTGCTGgtgcatgggtgacgtaggcttgtgggctgagctttggataaGGTTGTACTAAACCATCTACAacctcttcaggtatgtttttgatgaggtaacaaccttataacatggtagaaagctccaaatagTCGATTTTATGTAATAACTCCTCTTTgtgatgaaataaaactgaaaattaatgagaaaaaatgtgATTCACTTTCCATATCACCCTGGCCTAATCAGTTGCCATGAATATATTGTGCTGAGTGTTTTGCTCCGATGAACGATGTAACTTGACTAAAGTGAAAGTCTGCAGACACGTACTCCTCCAGTGAGGCCTTGAGCTCTTTGATTTTCTTGCGTTGCCGAGCGATGACAGTGGAgcagctgttctgtagtttggTCACCTCCTCCAGCTTCTGCTTGTACAGTCGGTGGATCTCCTGCAAGGCAAAAACAGGgctcagaaaatgtcagttttcacctaccccctatcctcATCAGATTCCAGATCATACATGTAGAGTTAAAAATGTCACCTGTTGaaagaaggccaagggttttcAACATTGTCAGCAAAGCAAAATGTGGCTACTTTGAAGAATTGTAATAATTTATTTGACTTATTGTGTTTCCTTTACATAATTCCCTACATCTTGcaccatatatttgatgtcttccatatgtatctgaaatgtagaaagtagtaaacatgatgataaaaaaaaatgaatgagactgtgtgtccaaacttttaactggtaatattaaagagggggtattttacatctatggggtattaactgctaacacatacatatttagattaccatgctaccttttattggtttgaaaatgctatattcgctgaaaacaCATCAACAGGTTTTATAATTTTCTCTTTCgcttttgatgctctgagtcttccCTTCCTTTCCTCTCAACACTAaaccactcccccttcagagcgctatcacaacacaatcagcatatATCCCACTAATTaaactgcacatcgcatcaggtttgtcaagttgttgtgtacagttttgtatcatgcatttgtatatttatggattgttgtgtgggagcatggatggcataggcttgtgggctgaacattggacagaatcttacagctaactgtaaggagggtttgaatagggcacAAGAGATATCTCTAAAATACtgaaacgtgcatggatgacatctaaaacctcctcaggcatgttttttatgagaggaacaatgttgtaacatgatagaaaactaaaaaaaaagatgttacataataccccctctttaatgaagATGTACTGCTACACAGTTTTAAGAAGGGTGTTGATGAAtctatttctattattaacCCATCAGAGAAATCAACATTTCAGgtttgcaaagaacaaaatataaagtacAATCTatatttaatactaaatacctccaaaaagcataatatgtcttcctTGGAAAATATCTTGTACGTGGAAACTCCTAATACCAAAATCTATTTTAGACACGTAGCTATGTGAAAGATATTTTAGACAAAGGTCAGTCAAGTGATCTAGTGGCTTCTTCAAAGCGTTTTCATGTCATTTATAGTTGGTTTTTTGTGTTagttcctttttttctttttaaacagtgCAATGCATCACAGATATTATTACTATAATAGTGCAAGTGTAGTatagttataataaaaataggTCAGCCATAGAATATTATAATACATTGTACTGATTTTGTTCATAGTTTACGGGCATAAAACTACCACAGAATTTAAGGGATTAGCAAACTAAAAAGGATTTAGATAGAAATAGTCTGAATGCGCCCTCTAGTAATCCCTGGGTAAAACTGCAGTTCCACAAATAACAATTGGGCTATTGTTAGTGTGTATATTTGCATGGCTACAAAAATGGATAACTAGaataataacatagatctgatTTTCAGTGTGTGAGAAAACGGATTCAGAACATCTGGTGATATGGGTcagttacattttcttttcatttttctttcatttttctgtttatgaccttttttttgtatacttttacttgtcaaaacctgcacatgttgaacaatcagaaagaaatcagattactctaCTAATAACTCAAGAAATTAAATCagtattaacaataataatcaaaCCTTTGGCGTGCATGTAAATGAGACACTGTGTGCGTAAATAgcataaatatatatagttttgatCAATTATTAACCTAATGCTAGTctaattttaagtttaaactaCTTTGCTcccattactactactttttccATACATGATACtctaaaacaagtaaaagtactattagATATTGTATTGTGTGAttgttaaatgaaacaaaattgcTGCATTTTGGAGAAAAGTGATGTTGGCTATTACTGATGTGATGTTAGACTGCGAGTAATACACAGGTCACCACATCAAGAGAACCACATTGGCTTCATACGGTTTGTAAATGTCCCTTTTTCAATGTTCTGTATAAAAGGTAGAGTGGAAAAATCTGAAGACAGTGGATCGCTATCTGAACTTCATGTTTACGCCCAGACAACAGCTGCTGTCCTGCCCCGAGCCCGACAGCTGACCCGACCCCCAGCGCCCCCGTCCCTGCTCGGCCGCTCACTGACCTGGAGGTGCTGGTAGTCCTTGTCCAGATCGCCCCATTCCTGCAGACATTCAGTAAAACCGCTCGGAGTAGATAACAtgtcagtcctggctcagttccGCTGATAAAACGGTTTTCAAGTTTAGGCACGCGCCACTTCCGCTCTGCACAAACtggacttcaaaataaaatcacggCTGATGTACAGGATTCAAAGCAAAACCTCTCCAatagacaaaataaaagtaaacctAAAACCTGATTTGTCTAAACTGTTGCTCTACTCATCATTTGTGTTGAAATGTAATTGATGTCTCCGATAGAATTAGTTTGAAGGAACCCAACTATAGCTTATGGCTAGTTTAATAAGTATCTGTGCtacactgccccctactggacACAGCGGGTGCTCCGTTTTCACCATTCAACAGGTAAATCCCCTCTCAAAACTGGTAAGGACTGGAGGCCACCAGGATAAAGCCTTTTTAATCATCTATATTTATCAAACTGACCAAATAATTGTTAATTATAAGAAATTCAGGCAAACTTGTTGTGAAAAAGTAAATCTTCTTTATTTAGACATATCAGATCCCATGTAAAAAGTACTACAGCTCAGCAGTTATTCAGGCTTAACAGTAGTTTTTTCTGAAATCTTTTTCTCCCAGTCCGACAGCTCCTCAGTGAAACGTTTATTAAACATAATACTGGGTTTGCATTTCTTCACATAGCTCCAGGCCTCCTAAGAGCACacattagtattagcattaactacattagctttagcattagctgaCTGTTCTCTCCATCAGGAGGAGGACTAGCTCATTATACCTGGAGGCTGTGTTTGTGATGGAGCATTACATAAGCTGTGGCTGCAGCACTGCAGCGCACAGAGCCATgtctggacaccagcaggacCCGGGAGCCGTTGCTAATATGGGAATCTCACAATGTAAAACCAACActttatattaatttaaatgATTACTATTTCAATTAGATGAGCATTTATTGAAAATAGATAAATATAGGCCTATTCAAACCATTCAGGATACTAGCATGTTTgatatttgaacaatattctCACATATATGGTTTTCtttaacattctgaaataaatcaatatttaagaTGAACTTTTCCAAAGATAAATCTATGTCTCTCAGTAGCTTTGGTAGGCAGGAGTGTTCTGGACTCACCAATAAAGTCACAAATCTTCTCAAAACAAAATTCCACTTTGTCCGCCTCCATTCCTACTTCCACCCTGAGCACATCACTGATCCAGACCGGCCTAGAACACCGAAGAGTCAGTGATCCATAACATTatgcagaggtgggtaatactcagttacatttactaagTAATATTAGACTAACTTTTTAAAGGAATTGTACtcttcagagtacttttctggCAGCATACCTttattcctacttgagtaatatatttatttaagtaacagtactcttgctTTTGGTTTTGATAACTCTTCCCACTCTAAGtctaagtgacaaaagctttatggtgacattatgaaatgatttgaacatttgcgtttcttgcactgctccttaaTATATTctttctttgaaaataccagattttgagcgttttttaatgttttgtccttccagttacatctatccattttcttttgcttatacAGAAtcgggtcacaggggcagcattttaagcagggactcccagacttcccccaccccagacacgccCTCCAGCTACTacggtgggaccccaaagcgttcccaggGCAACTGACAGACATAATCCCTCCATCATGTCCTGGGTCTAACACGAGGCctcaaattataatatattatcAGATGTAACgccctgacagttactcttttttttgttgtccCAAATAATTTTTACccttatttgaataatttcttggagatctacttgagtaatattattttgaggtaactttactttttggctactctacccacctctggcatTATGACACATGCTATTCcatttcaaaatcttacatGTGGCATGCTGATATACAAACAACTGCTTTGATTTTTAAGTCCTCCATCATGGTGCGGCAGTTGGCTTGAGTCTGGTTGCCCATGAAGAGCTTTTTTGGAATGATCTCCACTGGGTAGGTTCTCATGGTTTCTAGCTCCTGTTGAAAATAACACAAACCTTTATACTGTAGACCAGTGCACATAACAGGTTATACTAATAATTTCACTAAACCATAGTAGTgttatcacaatacaaaaatgtcgTACTAAAtatcgattctgataccatgatggcAATAATCACTctgtttagacaatagaatatgattttcaacattaaatcatagtactctcttttatattatcatgtggtcttatatctgtgtaatctctcagtcatcctGGTAGGTTCCATGGTCtacgtggtcttatacttgttctgatacagctcagctcaagatcattgtaaaattattctggaaaggttcatttctgtcctgtgaatcaATCAATACCTCCGCAaaatagtatctagtttcaatactagttttattatcaattagtatctgatttttaatacttaAGCAAACCCTAAAAcattctaaatatatatatatttttaaatggttaGAAATCCCTTGTCTACTTTTTCCTAGTTTGATAAGTTTGGGGAAAACATATGTTgaactaaaattaatattgtaaacaaatgaaaagtaaatgacctttatgtttaaatataatacttttatttagttaaataaatgtttaggtCAGAAAAATGTTCCTTGCGTATAAAttttccctgcattttggatggaattttgtgtattgattACGTAAAGATCGGGACGCAGCATTACTAGCGTTTTTCcagcttttcttcacaaactgtcacttaactgatgtaaaactatgataaatgttTACCACCACTGGTACTATACCAACAAACCAAGTAAGAGAAGCAACCAAGTGAGAAGCCTTACCTTGATGGTGTACATGATCTTTTCCGTCCTTAAAAACGGATACACAGCAGAGAACCTTTCAAAGCCACCTCTTAAAATATGAACCAGGCATAAACTGGATTTGGCCACCATCTTGGCACACTGATATGCTCTGCCTGTGTAAATCAAATGTAGTGTGTTAGTTCATTGAAATGTTAAATATCAAGGATGGGTTTAGATTGATTACATATATGCATAGACAAAATGGgcactcagttacatttacttgagtaatgttttaaagaaattgtacttttctagcagcatgcttttacttcttttacttgagtagaattTTAATTGAagtgacagtactcttacttgagcaaaagtcacacaagtgacaaaagctttatgtagaaaatatgaaatgatttgaacatttgtgtttcttacaccactccttcagatatgatttagtttgtctcatttttgtgcctgtcctttgaaaatagaggatTTGGGGCAGTATTTAATGCTTTGTCCTTCCAAATACATAAATTTTAAGTtaagttttaagttttagtAAACCAGATGTTGTGTCCCAACAGTTATTCTTTATGTTACtgcagtagtagttttcccaagtactttttcactcttacttgagtaatttcttggacacTACTACTACAGGGTGGCACAGtctttggctactctacccacatCTGTACAGAGATCGCTACTtttactgaaaatgaaaaattaattaaaaaaaaaggttatgaTATGCATATTAAAAAGCTTAGTAAAAgataataaatgaacaaaaatattatgAATCTATTATAACTTGTCATAATTATGTCTTGCTGCTATGGGCCACATTTGTGTCTCATGTTATCTTGTGGAATTAGTTTTTTGTCCCACCCTGAGTACAGTGGCTCCCACACTCTTCACACCAAgcaccaccaaagaaaagatatggctttccgagtaccaccagatctaaatcaaatatatataataggattattccaggtctaatctgggcctaaaccaagtctaaaagtGGACTTCATCATTTCCACAGTGGTTCTAAACaaaaaatgatccaaaggaggacaaaaaatgaattaaataaactctaaattaggcaaacccacaaactgaagaatcCAAGTACCATCTGAAGGAGCTTGTGTACCACaaatttgagaaacactgcctTAGAAAATATACATCCAGACTCTTGTTTGATTATCTACCTGATACATCGAGGCAGTTGGTTTTGCTGTCGTATACAACTATGTTCTGCATGGTATCCATCTCCACATTCTCAAGAGGAAGGAACACCCCTTTGGCATTCTccaaaaaagaataataagcatgattttgtcattattgtgtgaataaaaataaacccttacCGTTTTTGCACGTTTGGCTGTTATGATGTGGCTTACATTATAATCCTGAGCTTCACGAGCATCTGCGATTGAACAAGTTTTAATCTGTCTACTAAATCTATGCTAAATAGATCTAAAATAAACCTGCAATTGATTTGTAAGGGCACATTCTCACCAATCAGACAAAGGTAGTTGATTTCTGCCAGTCTGCACACAATCACTCTCTGATTGAGGAGATTATACAGGTCTTGGAGCTCACATAAAACAATGGCAGCCATCACTGGTACCTGCTCAGTCAACTGTTCAAATCTGTTCAAAATGAGATGGATAGTTTGTATTAAATTCATAAACTTGGCATCTGTGTAACTAAAtgcgaggtaaacatgttcaaatcaaatatagcttttactgatgtGAAAACTATTAACTATTATTAACTATTAACTATTAACTTTTAATGTATTCTTAAAAAAGATTGGACATGATgtgctatttatttgtgttataatttggtgtttgggTTCTCAAGTCAAGATaactatccaatcagaaaactgAATGAGCCTCATATGGGTCTCATATCAGTCTCTCATTCCAGTAGATTCAACCTAAATGGACTCTCTCTGGtctgaattgtcactacctaaactccatcctagtgcagcctctgcagctcaatgagtgaattctggaggttctgcaGTTTCACATAAGGCATGACCTGTCCATGTACTGAAAATGAGGGAAAACTTGCACgtgtatctgcaggttaagacactggcaaTAGAATGAATTTCTGTTAACCTGTTAcacaacccaggttcagttgtgattgtaataacGTTCATCTGGTTGCATTAAACTAATTAAAAGCCTGTtctcatacatacatataatgaTGCCTAATCCTAATATTAATTCAAACCTTTTATTTGGCATTACTTGTTGCTGTACAGTCGTAGACTTCAACCCGTGCACAGAAATATAAtttctgtattattttttcataaattatAATTGCCCCGAAGCTTGTTTTGGAGACTATGGTCACACTTGTTTGCTAACATGCAGTCAGAAGGCTCGCGTTTACTAGTTTCTATGGTTTAACTGGAGCTGTATGAATTAAAACGATCAGACAAGTCATTGTATCATTAATTATAAAATAAGCATCTCTATATGTGAGAAAAGTGCGTCATGTGCATCATTAAGGTAAAAAT from Periophthalmus magnuspinnatus isolate fPerMag1 chromosome 14, fPerMag1.2.pri, whole genome shotgun sequence encodes the following:
- the styxl1 gene encoding serine/threonine/tyrosine-interacting-like protein 1; translation: MAAIVLCELQDLYNLLNQRVIVCRLAEINYLCLIDAREAQDYNVSHIITAKRAKTNAKGVFLPLENVEMDTMQNIVVYDSKTNCLDVSGRAYQCAKMVAKSSLCLVHILRGGFERFSAVYPFLRTEKIMYTIKELETMRTYPVEIIPKKLFMGNQTQANCRTMMEDLKIKAVVCISACHMPVWISDVLRVEVGMEADKVEFCFEKICDFIDSHISNGSRVLLVSRHGSVRCSAAATAYVMLHHKHSLQEAWSYVKKCKPSIMFNKRFTEELSDWEKKISEKTTVKPE